AGGTATTGCTTCTGCTCCCGCAGGACCGTGAGCCAGTGCTTGGCCATGCCGGTTCCCGGATGCTCGAGACAGGCGTGTGCCCTGGTGTCGTCCATCTGCGACCATTCGAGCTCGAAAAACAACAAGGTCGAGGCGATGGCGGTATACCGCTCTTTCACATTCTGGAGCAGCTTGCCGGCAGCGGGATCGGCGGTGTTTGCGGACCATGCCAGGTAGGCGTAGGTATAGGCCCGTCCCGTAGCATCCTGGAGTTCGGCATACGCGGCAAGCGCCACTGCAAACGCATCCGGCGTCGCGGACGCAATGCGTCCTGCCCACTGCTCCGCGAACATCCTTGCCTTATCTCCGGTGGATCCCAGGTCGGCTATGGCCGTCTCCCCGTCCGTGTAGAGATCGGTCAGATCCCAGGTTATGGCTTCTGCTCCTGTGGGTCGTTCTTTCGGCATGATTCGATGTCGTTTTGGAAGGTGGTGGCCTCTTCACGCACGGCAAGCAAGGGCGTTCCCTGTCCCGGTGAACCTCCCCCTCCATACGTACGTTGCAAGAACGCCCGCCCACGCCAACCCGCCATCTGCATGCATCCCTACCGTCTCCTTCCGCTGACTGCACTCGTGTTCCTGGCCGGCTGTGGGCCGAAAGCCGATCCGGTGGAACCACCCGAGCCCGTGACGCGCACCGTTTCAGGAGTCGCCATCACGGACCTTGAAACACCCATGCCAGCGTTCCGCGTAGCCACCGTCCATGGAGACAGCCTGTTCTCCACGCAGCTTTCGGGAAAGGTGGTCCTCGTCAATTTCTGGGCTACGTGGTGTGCCCCCTGCATTGTCGAAACGCCGGAGTTGGTTGGACTCCAGGAAGAATGGAAGGACCGGCCATTCCAGGTGCTGGGTGCCTCGCTCGATGCGTACGCTGACGAGGAGGTCGTGGGCTTCGTCGAGGACTTTTCAGTCCAGTATCCGGTGTTTGTTGACGAAATCGAATTGGCTGAGGCATTCGGCGGGGCGTATGCCCTCCCGACAACGTACCTGGTCGATCCGGGTGGCGTCATCCGAAAGCGGTGGGTGGGACTCTTTCCGTTCGAGGACGCCCGGGCTGAACTGGACGCAATGGTCTCCGCTCAGGAATCGATGGGATCGAAATAACCCACCGTCAATTGATCGGGATTCACCACCTCCTGCATGGCGGACCGGATGGACTCCGGCGTCTGTCGGGCGGCCTGTTCCAGAAACGTTGTGAACAGTTTCCAATCTCCCGCGGCAATAGCTTCGTTGAGCAGGGCCGCTGTGGCAAATGAACCGTCCCGACTGTACCGGGTCTCGGCCTCAAGCGCTGTGAGCGCACGCTTGAATTCGGCGTCCGAGATGGCTGTTGACGTCATTCGGGCCAGTTCTTCCAGGAGAACCCGCTCGACATCCTCCGTTCGGGCAGACGCGTTCAACATGACCAGCACGGTGAAGAGTCCGGGGTCGCGAAAGGCCGACATGGCCGCACGCTGGGCCGTGGCCAGTCCTGCATCCACCAGGGCGCGATAAAGCCGGCTTGTCTTTCCATGGGAAAGAACCATGGCCGCCAGATGAAGCGGTGCCGAAACGGCTGAGAGCGCGTCTGGAGCCTTGTATGCCATCATAACGGCAGGAACGTCGCCCTTCATGCGGACGGTTACCCGACGTTCTCCCCGCTGGACGGGCTCCCGGATGCTGATTTCGGGAATGGGATGAGGGGCAGACGGAATGGCTCCGAATGCGTCCGAAATGGCCGCCAGTACGCGCTCCGAATTGAATCCGCCAATGACGGACACATAGGCATTGTCCGGCCAATAGAACCGGTCATAGAACGAGCGCAGCCCCTCGGCCGTCATGTTCTCGATATCACTCCGCCATCCGATGGTCGGATGGTGGTATGGGTGGGCTTCGAATGCGGCAGACCAGACGGCATGGTACATCTTCCTGATCGGCTCGTTTTCGCCACGGTCGAATTCATTCAGGATGACCGTCTTCTCGGACCGCACGTCCTCCTCGGAGAGCAGCAGCCCGCGCATCCGGTCCGCTTCAATACGGATGGCGGTCTCCAGGTGCTCTGCCGGGAGCATCTCATAATAGTTCGTTCGATCGTTCCAGGTCGTTGCATTGACCTGCGCCCCCAAACGCTGGAGCGTCTTGAACACCGTCTGGCCGTTGGCCTTGTTGAAGGCTTCCGTTCCCTTGAACATCATATGCTCCAGGAAGTGCGTGGCCCCGGTCTCCCCCAGTCGTTCATTCCGGCTGCCCACCCGGTACGTAACCATGAATGTGGCCACGGGTGCCAGCATCTGGGGCAGCAGCAGGACATGCAACCCGTTGCTGTCCAACCTCCAGCAAGCAATTCCCTCGGACTCCTCGACGAACGAATAACCTTCCACTCAGTGTGCCTCCAACCAGTTCTTTCCGGTATCCATCGTGACTTCAATGGGGACAGACAGCGGCATGGCGGTAATCATGGCCTCCTGGACCAGCGGCTTGACCGCATGGACCTCGCTCTCCGGTACTTCAAGTACCAGTTCGTCGTGGACCTGCAACAACATGCGGGCCTTGAGCTCATGATCGACCAGCGTTTGCTCCAGATGGACCATGGCCAACTTGATCATGTCGGCTTGGCTCCCCTGGATGGGCATGTTGATGGCCACACGTTCTGCGAATGATCGCACGTTGCGATTCCTTGCGTTGATATCCGGGACATACCGGCGGCGGCCGAGCATGGTCTCGGCATACCCGCACTCCCGGGCCTTCTCCACTTGATCGTGCAGGAACGCGGCCACCCCCGGATAACTCTTCATGTAAGTATCTATCAATTCCTGGGCCTCACCCACACTGCACCGCAGACGCTGGGCCAGGCCGTAACCGGATACCCCGTAGGGAATTCCGTAGTTCACCTCCTTCGCCTTGCGACGCTGGTCGTCCGTCACGTCGTCCAGGGCCAGCTTGAACACCGTGGCGGCCGTCGCTCGGTGGATGTCCTCGCCTTCGGCAAAGGCAGCCGCAAGCGCCGCGTCACCGCTCAACGAGGCCAATATGCGAAGTTCGATCTGCGAGTAATCCGCGGACAACAGAAGCCATCCGTCCTGCGCCACGAATGCCTTCCTGATCTCGCGGCCCCGCTCCGTCCTGATGGGAATATTCTGGAGATTCGGATTGGAGCTGGCAAGCCGTCCCGTCGCCGCGGTCGTCTGGCTGTAGGATGTATGCACCCGATGCGTTTCCGGATGCACGAGCGACGGTAAGCTGTCCACGTAGGTGGATTTCAGTTTGGCCAGCTCCCGCCAGTCCAGGATCATGGCGGGCAATGCGTGTTCCGATGCCAACTGTTGGAGGACGCTTTCCTTCGTGGACGCTTTGCCCTTGGAGGTCTTCTCCAGGACCGGCAATTCCAGTTTTTCAAACAGGATGGTACCGATCTGCGCTGGCGAGCCGATGTTGAAGGACTCTCCCGCCTCCTCATGGATCCGGGCCTCAAGCGTTTCCAGATCAGCGGCAATACGTTCTGACAATTCCGCAAGTACGTCCGTATCCAGCAGGATTCCATGCTGCTCCATGTTGGCCAGCGTCCGGACGAGCGGGAATTCCATGGACTCGGCGATTTTCATCAACCCATCGGCATCCAGGCGCGGTGCCAGATGGTCGTACAACCTGTACGTCACATCGGCGTCCTCGCACGCATACGGGGCCACCTTGCTCACGGGAACGTCCCGCATGCTCACCTGCTCCTTGCCCCGTCCGATCAGGTCGACTATGGGAATGGTGCGGTATCCCAAAAGCGTCCGGGCCAGATGATCCATGCCATGGGGCTCCTCCGGGGCTATCAGGTAGTGAGCTACCATGGTATCGAACAGCCGGCCGTTCAACACGACACCATGCCGCCCCAACACGGTGAGATCGTATTTCAGATTCTGTCCGATCTTGAGCGCTTCCGAAGCGAAGACGGGCTCCATCGCCGAAAGGATCTCCGACGTGCCTGTCCCGTCCGGAAGCGGGGTCGGCACGTACCACGCTGTACCGGGGCCGCGTGACAGCGATAAGCCCACCAGCGACGCCATCATGGCATCCACCGAGGTGGTTTCCGTATCGATGGCCAAAGTCCGGGCCCCGTCCATGGCCTTGACCAGGTCGGCAAGGTCATCCATGGTGCGCACCGTACGATAGTCCACCTCCTTCTCTGACCACGAATCCAACTCGGATCCGGTATCGAACAGGCTGTCCGGAACCGACGGAGTATCGCGCTGAGGCGCGTCCTGCCCAGACCGAACCACCTCGGTCGTCTTGGCAGTGCTTCCGCCCGAGCCAGCACCCACCCGTTTCGCCCCGACAACCCGTTCTACACGCTCGAACAACCGACTGAATTCCAACTCGTCGAATATCCGACGGACCTCCTCCAGATCAGGGTGACGTACCGTGAAATCATCCCAGGTCTCC
The Rhodothermales bacterium genome window above contains:
- the polA gene encoding DNA polymerase I, which gives rise to MATAQKQLYLLDAMALAYRAHFIFINRPLVNSKGFNTSATYGFTSALVKLIEDNGIDHIAVVFDVMEEGGTFRDEMYDQYKAHRDPPPEDLLANLPPIKRIVRAFDIPVVEIGGVEADDVIGTLARQAERDGAHAVIVSPDKDFQQLLSPAVSIFRPAYRGEEFDAITDVTFREKYGLEPVQFIDLLALMGDSADNVPGVHGIGEKTAVKLIQEYGSVENLLEHADEVSGKRAKEGLQNHKEDALLSKKLVTIRTDVPTTETWDDFTVRHPDLEEVRRIFDELEFSRLFERVERVVGAKRVGAGSGGSTAKTTEVVRSGQDAPQRDTPSVPDSLFDTGSELDSWSEKEVDYRTVRTMDDLADLVKAMDGARTLAIDTETTSVDAMMASLVGLSLSRGPGTAWYVPTPLPDGTGTSEILSAMEPVFASEALKIGQNLKYDLTVLGRHGVVLNGRLFDTMVAHYLIAPEEPHGMDHLARTLLGYRTIPIVDLIGRGKEQVSMRDVPVSKVAPYACEDADVTYRLYDHLAPRLDADGLMKIAESMEFPLVRTLANMEQHGILLDTDVLAELSERIAADLETLEARIHEEAGESFNIGSPAQIGTILFEKLELPVLEKTSKGKASTKESVLQQLASEHALPAMILDWRELAKLKSTYVDSLPSLVHPETHRVHTSYSQTTAATGRLASSNPNLQNIPIRTERGREIRKAFVAQDGWLLLSADYSQIELRILASLSGDAALAAAFAEGEDIHRATAATVFKLALDDVTDDQRRKAKEVNYGIPYGVSGYGLAQRLRCSVGEAQELIDTYMKSYPGVAAFLHDQVEKARECGYAETMLGRRRYVPDINARNRNVRSFAERVAINMPIQGSQADMIKLAMVHLEQTLVDHELKARMLLQVHDELVLEVPESEVHAVKPLVQEAMITAMPLSVPIEVTMDTGKNWLEAH
- a CDS encoding pitrilysin family protein; this encodes MEGYSFVEESEGIACWRLDSNGLHVLLLPQMLAPVATFMVTYRVGSRNERLGETGATHFLEHMMFKGTEAFNKANGQTVFKTLQRLGAQVNATTWNDRTNYYEMLPAEHLETAIRIEADRMRGLLLSEEDVRSEKTVILNEFDRGENEPIRKMYHAVWSAAFEAHPYHHPTIGWRSDIENMTAEGLRSFYDRFYWPDNAYVSVIGGFNSERVLAAISDAFGAIPSAPHPIPEISIREPVQRGERRVTVRMKGDVPAVMMAYKAPDALSAVSAPLHLAAMVLSHGKTSRLYRALVDAGLATAQRAAMSAFRDPGLFTVLVMLNASARTEDVERVLLEELARMTSTAISDAEFKRALTALEAETRYSRDGSFATAALLNEAIAAGDWKLFTTFLEQAARQTPESIRSAMQEVVNPDQLTVGYFDPIDS
- a CDS encoding TlpA disulfide reductase family protein, yielding MHPYRLLPLTALVFLAGCGPKADPVEPPEPVTRTVSGVAITDLETPMPAFRVATVHGDSLFSTQLSGKVVLVNFWATWCAPCIVETPELVGLQEEWKDRPFQVLGASLDAYADEEVVGFVEDFSVQYPVFVDEIELAEAFGGAYALPTTYLVDPGGVIRKRWVGLFPFEDARAELDAMVSAQESMGSK